A genomic window from Gambusia affinis linkage group LG16, SWU_Gaff_1.0, whole genome shotgun sequence includes:
- the LOC122846045 gene encoding cyclin-dependent kinase 2-interacting protein codes for MSSSNTKFSAVTGSARKIKDNAADWHNLMLKWDKLNNDGFQCATNIVNMRNSQRDQQPLDDFPPASACQTFPSAVQQQAAGAAELQDECSRLQAVVDRMVVIVAKMEHLMSVQRGIQDLEEFQFGPEGRTLPLCHSWKTQEFEESSRVLLAAFSQELKLKQVILQELAHTSVSDLHMVYLSCWLHQPFIPAQTRLALEALLLETGHRSL; via the exons ATGTCTTCGTCCAACACAAAGTTCTCTGCAGTCACAGGAAGTGCTCGGAAGATCAAAGACAATGCGGCCGACTGGCACAACCTGATGCTGAAGTGGGACAAACTGAACAACGACGGATTCCAGTGTGCAACAAACATCGTCAACATGAGGAA CTCTCAGAGAGACCAGCAGCCTCTGGATGACTTCCCTCCAGCTTCAGCATGTCAGACGTTTCCTTCAGCTGTGCAGCAGCAGGCGGCTGgagcagcagagctgcaggatgAATGCTCCAGGCTGCAGGCTGTCGTTGACCGAATG gTTGTCATAGTGGCGAAGATGGAGCATCTGATGAGCGTTCAGCGAGGAATCCAGGATCTGGAGGAGTTTCAGTTTGGACCTGAAGGAAGAACTTTGCCTCTCTGCCACAGCTGGAAGACCCAAGAGTTTG AGGAGTCCTCTCGGGTTCTGTTGGCTGCCTTCAGTCAGGAGCTGAAGCTGAAGCAGGTGATTCTGCAGGAACTGGCCCACACCTCCGTCTCTGACCTGCACATGGTCTACCTGTCCTGCTGGCTCCACCAGCCGTTCATCCCTGCCCAGACCCGGTTAGCCCTGGAGGCGCTGCTGCTGGAGACCGGCCATCGATCACTGTGA
- the LOC122846047 gene encoding NACHT, LRR and PYD domains-containing protein 12-like, whose translation MSQQKLDFGEKLFKVRSEFVERVSEEILKRLLDGLLSDGVFTLSEIEGILQKNQTRADKARDTTDTVKKKGQRACRLMIKRLHHMDSTLSNQLGLSSDSFGPDFDVRCQQELKEHLKNKFQTLSEGVAEPGKKTVLNQIFTELHITEGLTREVNQDHEVRQIETASRKQETIRVEDMFKVPPGSDQPIRTVMTMGVAGIGKTLLTQKFTLDWAEGKTNQRIDFIFPFTFKELNNLEDEKFSLVELIHERFTKTKGISSFEAFQVLFIFDGLDESRLCLDFHKTKIFTDPEKSTSLHVLLTNLIRRELLPSALLWITTRPAAANQIPAQCVDMVTEVRGFTDPQKEEYFRRRFINDEEKASRIISHIKKSKSLHIMCHIPVFCWITANVLENVMKTRVGGELPKTLTEMYIEFLEVQLKMKKEKYEGGPETESVWSPQNRKMIESLGRLAFEQLLKGNLIFYKTDLDECGIDCKESAQYSGVFTEMFKKDSGTGNISVYSFAHLSIQEFLAAVYMLHCFTSRKRKKVIKTFLGENISFMSLHKFMKKVMEKSLSSKNGHLDLFVRFLHGLTGASKQKLLGGLMGQTENSPETIQRIITNLKKMNTDEISPDRRINIFYCLVEMNDLSFYQEIQRLLDSGKELSVSDCSALAFILQMSEVLDELDLKKYNTSKWGRLRLVPAARNCRKARLGGWSLQKAECEVVASALKSNPNLTELEINQIFINAGGDSDMKPLIEILESSVSKVKELRLSFCSLSETSWTSLFSALKSNPTHLTGLDLFRTNLEGSGEKELCGFLQTEGCRLETLRLSFCSLSETSWTSLFSALKSNPTHLTELDLSRTNLEGSGVKELCGFLQTEGCRLETLRLWECRLSESSWTSLFSALKSNPTRLTELDLSHTNLEGSGVKELCGFLQTEGCRLETLRLWSFSLSETSWTSLFSALKSKPTHLTKLDLSSTNLEGSGEKELCGFLQTEGCRLETLRLSFCSLSETSWTSLFSALKSNPTHLTGLDLSSTNLEGSGVKELCGFLQTEGCRLETLRLKWCSLSKISCDYLASALRPNKKSNSLRLTELDLRYNELKDSDVQQLKRFVKTLWLEETN comes from the exons ATGTCGCAGCAGAAATTGGATTTTG ggGAAAAGCTTTTCAAGGTTCGCAGTGAGTTTGTGGAGAGAGTCTCTGAGGAAATCCTGAAACGGCTCCTCGATGGCCTTCTGTCAGATGGAGTCTTTACGCTTTCGGAGATAGAAGGTATACTGCAGAAGAACCAAACCAGAGCAGACAAGGCCCGGGACACCACAGACACTGTGAAAAAGAAAGGACAGAGAGCCTGCAGATTGATGATCAAACGTCTTCACCACATGGATTCGACTCTGTCCAATCAGCTGGGTTTGTCCTCTGACTCCTTTGGTCCAG ATTTTGATGTTCGGTGTCAACAGGAGCTTAAAGAGCATCTGAAGAATAAGTTTCAAACTCTCTCTGAAGGCGTCGCTGAACCTGGAAAGAAAACCGTTCTGAACCAGATCTTCACAGAGCTCCACATCACAGAGGGGTTAACTAGAGAGGTCAACCAGGACCATGAGGTCAGACAGATAGAAACAGCATccaggaaacaagaaacaatcaGAGTAGAAGACATGTTTAAAGTACCACCTGGAAGTGATCAACCAATTAGAACAGTGATGACCATGGGTgtggctggcattgggaaaaccctgttaacacagaagttcactctggactgggctgaaggCAAAACCAACCAGAGAATTgatttcatatttccattcactttcaAAGAGCTGAATAACTTGGAAGACGAAAAGTTCAGCTTGGTGGAACTGATTCATGAGCGCTTCACTAAAACCAAAGGAATCAGCAGCTTTGAAGCGttccaggttctgttcatctttgatggcCTGGATGAGAGTCGACTTTGTCTGGATTTCCACAAGACTAAAATCTTTACTGACCCTGAAAAGTCAACCTCACTGCATGTGCTActgacaaacctcatcaggAGGGAACTACTTCCatctgctctcctctggataaccacaagacctgcagcagccaatcagatccctgCTCAGTGTGTTGACATGGTAACAGAAGTCAGAGGGTTCACTGACCCCCAGAAGGAGGAATACTTCAGGAGGAGATTCATAAATGATGAAGAGAAGGCCAGCAGGATCATCTCCCACATCAAGAAATCAAAAAGTCTCCACATCATGTGTCACATCCCagtcttctgctggatcactgctaaTGTTCTGGAGAATGTGATGAAGACCAGAGTGGGAGGAGAGTTGCCCAAGACTCTGACTGAGATGTACATAGAGTTCCTAGAGgttcagctgaaaatgaaaaaggaaaagtatGAAGGAGGACCAGAGACTGAATCAGTCTGGAGTCCACAGAACAGGAAGATGATTGAGTCTCTAGGAAGACTGGCTTTTGAGCAGCTGCTGAAGGGAAACCTGATCTTCTACAAAACTGACCTGGACGAGTGTGGCATTGATTGTAAGGAATCTGCACAGTATTCAGGAGTGTTCACAGAGATGTTTAAAAAGGACAGTGGAACAGGCAACATCTCAGTCTACTCTTTTGCTCATCTGAGCatccaggagtttctggctgcagtcTACATGCTCCACTGTTTCACCAGCAGGAAGCGGAAAAAAGTGATCAAGACGTTCCTgggagaaaacatttctttcatgtCTTTGCATAAGTTCATGAAGAAAGTCATGGAGAAATCCCTCAGCAGTAAAAATGGCCACCTGGACCTGTTTGTCCGCTTCCTTCATGGTCTCACTGGGGCGTCCAAGCAGAAACTCTTAGGAGGCCTGATGGGTCAGACAGAGAACAGTCCAGAAACCATCCAGAGAATCATCACTAACCTGAAGAAGATGAACACTGATGAAATCTCTCCTGACAGAAGAATCAACATCTTCTACTGTTTGGTGGAGATGAACGACCTCTCATTTTATCAGGAAATCCAACGGCTGCTGGATTCAGGGAAGGAGCTCTCAGTGTCTGACTGCTCAGCTCTGGCCTTCATACTGCAGATGTCAGAGGTTCTGGATGAGTTGGACCTGAAGAAGTACAACACATCAAAATGGGGACGACTGAGACTAGTTCCAGCTGCAAGGAACTGCAGAAAGGCTCG ACTTGGTGGCTGGTCGCTCCAAAAGGCTGAATGTGAAGTTGTGgcctcagctctgaagtccaacccaaatctgacagaactggaaataaatcagatctTCATAAATGCAGGTGGAGACTCTGATATGAAGCCTCTCATTGAGATCCTGGAGAGTTCAGTCAGTAAAGTGAAGGAGctgag attgagtttctgcagtttgtcagagaccagctggacttctctgttctcagctctgaagtccaacccGACCCATCTGACAGGACTGGACCTGTTCAGAACCAACCTGGAAGGTTCTGGAGAGAAGgagctctgtggttttctacagactgaaggctgcagactggagacattgag attgagtttctgcagtttgtcagagaccagctggacttctctgttctcagctctgaagtccaacccgacccatctgacagaactggacctgagcaGAACCAACCTGGAAGGTTCTGGAGTGAAGgagctctgtggttttctacagactgaaggctgcagactggagacattgag attgtgGGAATGCAGGTTGTCAGAGAgcagctggacttctctgttctcagctctgaagtccaacccGACCCGtctgacagaactggacctgagccACACCAACCTGGAAGGTTCTGGAGTGAAGgagctctgtggttttctacagactgaaggctgcagactggagacattgag attgtggagcttcagtttgtcagagaccagctggacttctctgttctcagctctgaagtccaaaccgaCCCATCTGACAAAACTGGACCTGAGCAGCACCAACCTGGAAGGTTCTGGAGAGAAGgagctctgtggttttctacaaactgaaggctgcagactggagacattgag attgagtttctgcagtttgtcagagaccagctggacttctctgttctcagctctgaagtccaacccGACCCATCTGACAGGACTGGACCTGAGCAGCACCAACCTGGAAGGTTCTGGAGTGAAGgagctctgtggttttctacagactgaaggctgcagactggagacattgag actGAAGTGGTGCAGTTTGTCAAAGATCAGCTGTGATTATTTGGCCTCAGCTCTGAGGCCAAATAAAAAGTCCAACAGCCTCCGtctgacagaactggacctgagatACAACGAACTGAAGGATTcagatgttcagcagctgaagCGTTTTGTAAAGACTTTATG gttggaggaaacaaattaa